In one Pseudomonas hydrolytica genomic region, the following are encoded:
- the radC gene encoding RadC family protein: protein MSIRDWPAAERPREKLLAQGAAALTDAELLAIFLRTGVSGCSAVDLARRLLAEFGSLRALLEAELPDFSQHLGLGPAKYAQLQAVLEMARRHLAERLRRDSALESPQAVRDYLKAQLRHEPHEVFGCLFLDAKHRVLAFEVLFRGSIDSASVYPRQVVKRALANNAAAVILTHNHPSGICEPSQADRVLTQRLKDALALVEVRVLDHFIVGDGEPLSMAEQGWM, encoded by the coding sequence ATGAGCATTCGTGACTGGCCCGCGGCGGAGCGTCCGCGGGAAAAACTCCTGGCGCAGGGCGCGGCCGCGCTGACCGACGCCGAACTGCTGGCGATCTTCCTGCGTACCGGTGTGTCCGGCTGCAGCGCGGTGGATCTGGCGCGCCGGCTGCTCGCCGAGTTCGGCAGCCTGCGTGCGCTGCTCGAGGCGGAGTTGCCCGACTTCAGCCAGCACTTGGGCCTGGGCCCGGCCAAGTACGCGCAGCTGCAGGCCGTGCTGGAGATGGCCAGACGGCACCTGGCTGAGCGGCTGCGTCGCGATTCGGCGCTGGAAAGCCCGCAGGCCGTGCGCGATTACCTCAAGGCGCAGCTGCGCCATGAGCCGCACGAGGTGTTCGGCTGTCTGTTTCTCGATGCCAAGCACCGCGTGCTGGCCTTCGAAGTCTTGTTTCGCGGCAGCATCGACAGCGCCAGCGTCTACCCGCGGCAGGTGGTCAAGCGAGCGCTGGCCAACAATGCCGCGGCCGTCATCCTCACCCACAATCACCCATCCGGCATCTGCGAACCCAGCCAGGCCGACCGCGTGCTGACCCAGCGGCTCAAGGATGCGCTGGCGCTGGTGGAAGTGCGCGTGCTCGATCACTTCATCGTCGGCGACGGCGAGCCGCTGTCGATGGCCGAGCAGGGCTGGATGTAG
- the coaBC gene encoding bifunctional phosphopantothenoylcysteine decarboxylase/phosphopantothenate--cysteine ligase CoaBC, with the protein MQRLYRKRIIVGVGGGIAAYKSAELVRRLKDQGAEVRVVMTQGGREFITPLTLQALSGHPVHLDLLDPAAEAAMGHIELARWADLILIAPATADLIARLAQGVANDLLTTLVLATDAPIALAPAMNQAMWRDAATQANLELLQDRGMRLFGPASGSQACGDVGLGRMLEPNDLAQLAADCFQRQALDGLHILITAGPTQENIDPVRYITNHSSGKMGFALAEAAAEAGARVTLVSGPVHLPTPDRVSRIDVVSARDMLAACEAAMPCDVLIAAAAVADYRPEVVAQHKLKKDPSSGEGMLLQMVRNPDILATIAGRDDRPFSVGFAAETENLLEYASRKLRDKNLDLIVANDVANPSIGFNSEENAITVIDRELQQTSFAQTSKGKIARQLVTLIAERLNKN; encoded by the coding sequence ATGCAGCGGCTGTATCGCAAACGCATCATCGTCGGCGTGGGAGGCGGTATTGCTGCCTACAAGAGCGCCGAACTGGTTCGCCGGCTGAAGGATCAGGGCGCCGAAGTCCGCGTGGTCATGACCCAGGGCGGCCGCGAGTTCATCACTCCCCTGACCCTGCAGGCGCTCTCCGGCCACCCGGTTCATCTCGACCTGCTCGATCCCGCCGCCGAAGCCGCGATGGGCCATATCGAACTGGCGCGCTGGGCCGATCTGATTCTCATCGCCCCGGCCACTGCCGACCTGATCGCACGCCTGGCCCAGGGTGTGGCCAATGACCTGCTGACCACGCTGGTACTGGCCACCGATGCCCCCATCGCCCTGGCACCGGCCATGAACCAGGCCATGTGGCGCGACGCCGCCACCCAGGCCAACCTCGAACTGCTGCAAGACCGCGGCATGCGCCTGTTCGGCCCGGCATCCGGCAGCCAGGCCTGTGGCGATGTCGGCCTCGGCCGCATGCTCGAGCCCAACGATCTCGCCCAGCTGGCGGCCGACTGCTTCCAGCGCCAGGCGCTCGATGGCCTGCATATCCTGATCACAGCCGGCCCGACCCAGGAAAACATCGACCCGGTGCGCTACATCACCAACCACAGCTCCGGCAAGATGGGCTTCGCCCTGGCCGAAGCGGCCGCCGAGGCGGGCGCGCGGGTCACCCTGGTCAGCGGTCCGGTACACCTGCCGACGCCGGATCGGGTCAGCCGCATCGACGTGGTCAGCGCCCGCGACATGCTCGCCGCCTGCGAGGCCGCCATGCCCTGCGACGTGCTGATCGCCGCCGCCGCGGTGGCCGACTACCGCCCGGAAGTGGTCGCCCAGCACAAATTGAAGAAAGACCCCAGCAGCGGCGAAGGGATGCTCCTGCAAATGGTGCGCAACCCGGATATCCTCGCCACCATCGCCGGCCGTGACGATCGCCCCTTCAGCGTGGGCTTCGCCGCGGAAACCGAGAACCTGCTGGAGTACGCCTCGCGCAAGCTGCGTGACAAGAATCTCGACCTGATCGTTGCCAATGATGTGGCCAACCCCAGCATCGGCTTCAATAGTGAAGAGAACGCCATCACCGTGATCGACCGCGAGCTGCAGCAAACCAGCTTCGCCCAGACCAGCAAGGGCAAGATCGCCCGTCAGCTGGTCACCCTTATCGCCGAACGACTGAACAAGAACTGA
- the dut gene encoding dUTP diphosphatase, with protein sequence MHALQAKILDPRLGQEFPLPQYATPGSAGLDLRAMLKEDIVLEPGQTVLIPTGLSIYIGDPGLAAMILPRSGLGHKHGIVLGNLVGLIDSDYQGELMVSCWNRGHTPFTIAIGERIAQLVLVPVVQAHFELVEQFDETQRGAGGFGHSGSH encoded by the coding sequence ATGCACGCTCTGCAAGCCAAGATCCTCGACCCTCGCCTCGGCCAGGAATTCCCGCTGCCGCAATACGCCACGCCGGGCTCGGCCGGCCTCGATCTGCGCGCCATGCTCAAGGAGGACATCGTCCTCGAGCCGGGCCAGACCGTGCTGATCCCCACCGGCCTGTCGATCTACATCGGCGACCCCGGCCTGGCGGCAATGATCCTGCCGCGCTCGGGCCTCGGCCACAAACACGGCATCGTGCTCGGCAACCTGGTCGGCCTGATCGACTCGGACTACCAGGGCGAGCTGATGGTGTCGTGCTGGAACCGCGGCCACACGCCATTCACCATCGCCATCGGCGAGCGCATCGCGCAGCTGGTGCTGGTGCCGGTGGTGCAGGCGCATTTCGAACTGGTCGAGCAGTTCGACGAGACCCAACGCGGCGCCGGCGGTTTCGGCCACTCCGGCAGCCACTGA